A genomic region of Peptoniphilus sp. ING2-D1G contains the following coding sequences:
- a CDS encoding glutamate-cysteine ligase family 2(GCS2) (Also known as gamma-glutamylcysteine synthetase and gamma-ECS (. This enzyme catalyses the first and rate limiting step in de novo glutathione biosynthesis. Members of this family are found in archaea, bacteria and plants. May and Leaver discuss the possible evolutionary origins of glutamate-cysteine ligase enzymes in different organisms and suggest that it evolved independently in different eukaryotes, from an ancestral bacterial enzyme. They also state that Arabidopsis thaliana gamma-glutamylcysteine synthetase is structurally unrelated to mammalian, yeast and Escherichia coli homologues. In plants, there are separate cytosolic and chloroplast forms of the enzyme; High confidence in function and specificity), whose product MIKKAKEQIINYFKKGETTRDKFRIGAEFEHFVIYNDTFNTVSYYGKNGVGESIAEICEIFHAKPLMDEEYILGFTADDFSVSTEPGSQFELSMNPQKNIQNLEKKYLVFMNTVLPVFKKKNQSLICLGYHPRTKIDEIKILPKKRYGYMYEHFKSKGKMAHNMMKGSASIQVAIDYEDEKDFKDKYFLGSAISPIFYTLFENSPLFESELYKKHNLRQKIWENTDDERSGLLKIAFDEDMSYGKYADFILNTTPIFLEKEGILKSAESKKLHELFTDADGEDLIFHALSIVFPDVRLKSYLEFRMFDSVKYDLNFSAIALVKGLFYSEKNIELLKEIFENATYDTVMKAKEESEEMGLETLYMGKTFLDYAKIFIEMAKSGLEEMEIKYLEPLENLINQSLTPHDKFFKELENDSIEELLMKNTVEVKNV is encoded by the coding sequence ATGATAAAAAAAGCAAAGGAACAAATAATAAATTATTTTAAAAAGGGAGAAACTACAAGGGACAAATTCCGTATAGGAGCTGAATTTGAGCATTTTGTAATATATAATGACACATTTAATACTGTTTCCTATTATGGAAAAAACGGTGTCGGTGAAAGCATTGCCGAGATTTGCGAAATATTTCACGCAAAACCCTTGATGGATGAGGAATATATCTTGGGATTCACCGCAGATGATTTTTCTGTTTCCACAGAACCGGGTTCTCAATTTGAATTAAGCATGAACCCGCAAAAAAACATTCAAAATCTCGAAAAAAAATACCTTGTATTTATGAATACGGTCCTTCCTGTTTTTAAAAAGAAAAATCAAAGCCTCATATGTCTGGGTTACCATCCTCGTACAAAAATTGATGAAATAAAAATTTTACCCAAAAAAAGATACGGATACATGTATGAACATTTTAAATCAAAGGGCAAAATGGCACACAACATGATGAAGGGCAGTGCATCAATACAAGTGGCCATAGATTATGAGGATGAAAAAGACTTTAAGGATAAGTACTTCCTCGGCTCTGCAATATCTCCGATTTTCTATACTTTGTTTGAAAATTCTCCCCTGTTTGAGTCTGAATTATATAAAAAACACAATTTGCGACAAAAAATTTGGGAAAATACTGATGATGAAAGGTCGGGACTTTTAAAAATCGCCTTTGATGAGGATATGTCCTATGGAAAATATGCGGATTTTATTCTAAACACCACTCCTATATTTCTGGAAAAAGAGGGTATTCTTAAAAGTGCGGAAAGTAAAAAACTACATGAATTGTTTACTGATGCAGATGGAGAAGATTTGATATTCCATGCACTTTCAATTGTATTTCCCGATGTTAGACTGAAAAGTTATCTTGAATTCAGAATGTTTGATTCTGTAAAATACGATCTTAACTTTTCCGCAATAGCCCTTGTAAAGGGATTGTTTTACAGTGAAAAAAATATTGAACTACTAAAGGAAATCTTTGAAAATGCAACCTACGACACAGTCATGAAGGCAAAGGAAGAAAGCGAAGAAATGGGACTGGAGACTTTGTATATGGGTAAAACATTCCTTGATTACGCAAAAATTTTTATAGAAATGGCAAAAAGCGGTCTGGAGGAAATGGAAATAAAATATCTTGAACCCTTAGAAAATTTAATCAACCAATCCCTTACCCCTCATGATAAATTTTTTAAAGAACTGGAAAACGACTCCATAGAGGAATTGCTTATGAAAAACACTGTTGAGGTGAAAAATGTATAA
- a CDS encoding Hypothetical protein (Family membership) translates to MFCPNCGNKVSAEDNYCKVCGKNLKNVKVIITNDDAKPTETKKNFDQSTIIFKPKKNLTDIDNTSDLKDIIDEVDKKISQNINKYKTNLNKPGENVQGPEQFFDEEIQDLSQIKSEHKFKKDSDVPTKSSSKETSSLDKNLEKSEDSTSDKAKGKKSLKEIWRDFINEDDDEYSIFENFDNESVDKKKKDVKIATTTTVPTTMENTMDIPLKDIEDALSSTVAKKELKKSEPSKNSIEKIEDLNTNIIFDENKKNFDMPIAEHKNYVEKKYSKSYNYKDFTDLVNSELNKQKTVDEPIPEENPSDLKLSIRKKFENLKKSLSSKHPEVEQIREKNTQKVEETENKKTLKEVNVPETSKETKISSEIPQAELEKQEITINERDKNPKEKIYSTENPTESKAFYNGIFSSINEAYINLKSIFSSNLNLTVFLLGAAASISPIFIAERKITGALIFLCIAKLIFKMVQYFMALKVTTDKAWMETDRKEILSLSLFNFMVCEFFLLIAFIFSPWNGFFNFNLISALTSLPVAMIFVSLLSVTIAVSLYWEQLKYERKLDFIAWYIIAFLIVEFISKIFFIIANLVITQ, encoded by the coding sequence ATGTTTTGTCCTAATTGTGGCAATAAGGTTTCAGCAGAGGATAATTACTGCAAAGTTTGCGGAAAAAATCTCAAAAATGTAAAAGTAATAATAACCAATGACGATGCCAAACCCACTGAAACTAAGAAAAATTTTGATCAATCTACAATAATTTTTAAACCTAAGAAAAATTTAACCGACATAGACAACACCAGCGACTTAAAGGACATAATTGATGAGGTTGACAAAAAAATTTCACAAAACATCAACAAATACAAAACAAATTTAAATAAACCGGGCGAAAATGTACAAGGCCCTGAACAATTTTTTGATGAAGAAATTCAAGATCTTTCTCAAATCAAATCCGAACATAAATTTAAAAAAGACTCTGATGTCCCAACTAAATCTTCATCTAAGGAAACTTCTTCCCTTGACAAAAATCTTGAAAAATCAGAAGATAGCACTTCGGATAAAGCTAAGGGGAAAAAATCACTTAAAGAAATCTGGAGAGATTTTATCAATGAAGATGATGACGAATATTCCATATTCGAAAATTTTGACAACGAGAGCGTGGATAAAAAGAAAAAGGATGTAAAAATCGCTACTACTACAACCGTGCCCACTACCATGGAAAACACTATGGATATTCCCCTTAAGGATATTGAAGATGCGCTTTCTTCCACCGTTGCCAAAAAAGAGCTCAAAAAGTCGGAACCTTCAAAAAACTCTATTGAAAAAATTGAGGATTTAAATACGAACATAATTTTTGATGAAAACAAAAAAAACTTCGACATGCCCATTGCCGAACATAAAAATTATGTTGAAAAAAAATATTCGAAGTCTTACAATTACAAAGATTTCACGGATTTAGTAAACTCCGAGTTAAATAAACAAAAAACTGTCGATGAACCTATTCCTGAAGAGAACCCTTCGGATCTTAAGCTTTCCATAAGAAAAAAATTTGAAAACTTAAAAAAATCTCTGAGTTCAAAACATCCCGAGGTTGAACAGATAAGAGAAAAAAATACTCAAAAAGTCGAAGAAACCGAAAATAAAAAAACACTTAAAGAGGTTAATGTCCCTGAAACTTCAAAGGAAACAAAAATCTCTTCGGAAATTCCTCAAGCGGAACTTGAAAAACAAGAGATAACAATAAACGAACGTGATAAAAATCCAAAGGAAAAAATTTATTCAACGGAAAATCCGACAGAATCAAAGGCTTTTTACAACGGGATATTTTCATCCATAAATGAAGCTTATATAAATCTTAAATCAATTTTTTCCTCCAACCTTAATCTTACAGTATTTCTGCTTGGAGCTGCAGCCTCAATTTCACCTATATTCATCGCCGAAAGAAAAATAACCGGTGCTCTTATTTTCCTTTGCATAGCGAAGTTGATATTTAAGATGGTTCAATATTTTATGGCTCTGAAGGTTACAACAGATAAAGCTTGGATGGAAACTGATAGAAAAGAAATATTATCGCTATCTCTCTTTAATTTTATGGTATGTGAATTCTTTCTTTTGATAGCTTTCATATTTTCACCTTGGAACGGATTTTTCAATTTCAATTTAATAAGTGCACTGACCTCTCTTCCGGTAGCTATGATATTTGTAAGCTTGCTTTCAGTTACAATTGCTGTGTCCCTATATTGGGAACAGCTTAAATATGAAAGGAAACTGGATTTCATCGCTTGGTACATCATAGCATTTTTGATAGTTGAATTTATTTCAAAAATCTTTTTCATAATAGCTAATCTTGTCATCACTCAATAA
- a CDS encoding putative secreted protein (Hypothetical protein): MNLKKLLSVATIGTLMFGLVACSGGNAPAEEEPANNTTVEEPANNTTVEETTNNAAEAPEENTTEEATNNTTTEETTDNTTEAPEENTTEESAQ; this comes from the coding sequence ATGAATTTAAAAAAATTATTAAGCGTAGCAACTATTGGAACTCTCATGTTCGGTTTAGTGGCATGTAGTGGCGGAAATGCTCCTGCCGAAGAAGAACCCGCAAATAACACTACAGTAGAAGAACCCGCAAATAACACTACAGTAGAAGAAACTACAAACAACGCTGCAGAAGCTCCTGAAGAAAATACAACTGAAGAAGCTACAAACAACACTACAACAGAAGAAACTACTGATAACACTACAGAAGCTCCTGAAGAAAACACAACTGAAGAATCTGCTCAATAA
- a CDS encoding DNA polymerase III, gamma and tau subunits (This domain is found in bacteria and eukaryotes, and is approximately 110 amino acids in length. It is found in association with . This domain is also present in the tau subunit before it undergoes cleavage. Domains I-III are shared between the tau and the gamma subunits, while most of the DnaB-binding Domain IV and all of the alpha-interacting Domain V are unique to tau; High confidence in function and specificity): MYQALYRKYRSKTFEELVGQDSITKSLKNQISKLEISHAYIFSGTRGTGKTSAAKIFAKAVNCLNPKNGDPCNECENCRAIAEDRAIDVIEMDAASNNGVDDIRELKEKVVYPPQSLKYKVYIIDEVHMLSKGAFNALLKILEEPPSHLIFILATTELEKIPSTILSRAQKFNFKRIDKRIIIENLKRITELEGKECTDEVYKLIANNSDGAMRDALSILDQLFSLEKNVIDYDSAIEVLGISSDKIILELVKALLDKDLKKAMENLNAVYKEGKDISILITDLVSRFRDLMVLKMVKEPGEMVLINNFNEYKELSENIDIDEIIFIIKTLNECLVNVKYAQDKRVVLEMSIIKITDAYENNLKERIENIENYIYGKDFNREDIPKTLQKVKKPSSNTVKETANTEELKGESAENTSVDKIAAEETPAQEEETKQYYKADKDDIMDDELNSNKIKSDWNNILIEFKKKGRVNIPILLSSGRVEDYNNQTLVIEFEKSDSFKYKAISDEDNIAFIEDFLNNYYNKEIKVRFTLNEDREKETAIEKLEELFGKDNINRI; the protein is encoded by the coding sequence ATGTATCAAGCACTTTATAGAAAGTACAGGTCCAAGACCTTTGAAGAGTTGGTGGGTCAGGACAGTATAACAAAATCTCTTAAAAATCAAATATCAAAACTCGAAATATCTCACGCCTATATTTTTTCAGGTACAAGAGGAACGGGAAAAACCTCCGCTGCCAAGATTTTTGCAAAGGCGGTCAACTGTCTAAACCCGAAAAATGGTGACCCTTGTAATGAGTGTGAGAATTGCAGGGCAATAGCTGAGGACAGGGCAATAGATGTAATCGAGATGGATGCCGCTTCAAACAACGGTGTTGACGATATAAGAGAACTGAAGGAAAAGGTAGTTTATCCACCTCAAAGCTTAAAATACAAGGTATATATAATAGATGAAGTTCACATGCTTTCAAAGGGAGCCTTTAATGCGCTTTTAAAAATTTTAGAAGAGCCTCCCTCTCATTTAATATTTATTTTGGCAACGACAGAACTTGAAAAAATACCCTCAACAATTTTGTCAAGAGCTCAAAAATTTAATTTCAAGAGAATTGACAAGAGAATAATCATTGAAAATCTAAAGAGAATAACCGAACTTGAAGGGAAAGAATGCACCGATGAGGTCTATAAGTTAATTGCAAACAACTCGGACGGGGCTATGAGAGATGCGCTTTCGATTTTGGATCAGCTTTTTTCTCTTGAAAAAAATGTTATCGATTATGATTCGGCAATTGAAGTTTTAGGGATATCCTCCGATAAAATAATACTTGAGCTGGTGAAGGCACTATTAGATAAGGACTTGAAGAAAGCCATGGAAAACCTAAATGCAGTTTATAAAGAAGGCAAGGATATAAGCATTCTAATAACGGATTTAGTATCGAGATTTAGGGATTTAATGGTGCTGAAAATGGTAAAAGAACCGGGCGAAATGGTTTTGATAAATAACTTTAACGAATACAAAGAGCTTTCAGAAAACATAGACATAGATGAAATTATTTTCATCATAAAGACTTTAAATGAATGCTTAGTAAATGTAAAATATGCTCAGGATAAAAGAGTGGTTTTAGAGATGAGCATTATTAAAATCACCGATGCATATGAAAATAACTTGAAAGAGCGAATTGAAAACATCGAAAATTACATCTATGGCAAGGATTTTAATCGTGAAGATATACCGAAAACTCTTCAAAAAGTTAAAAAGCCTTCTTCCAACACCGTTAAAGAAACCGCAAATACAGAAGAATTAAAGGGAGAAAGCGCCGAAAATACTTCCGTGGATAAAATTGCAGCAGAAGAAACTCCTGCACAGGAAGAAGAAACAAAGCAATATTATAAAGCTGATAAAGATGATATAATGGATGATGAGTTAAATTCAAACAAGATAAAATCCGACTGGAATAATATATTGATAGAATTTAAAAAAAAAGGTCGTGTAAACATACCTATTTTGTTGAGTTCAGGACGAGTTGAAGACTATAACAATCAAACTCTTGTAATTGAATTTGAAAAGTCGGACAGTTTTAAGTACAAGGCAATTTCCGATGAAGATAATATAGCCTTTATTGAAGATTTTTTAAATAATTACTACAATAAGGAAATAAAGGTAAGATTTACTTTAAATGAGGACAGAGAAAAAGAAACTGCAATCGAAAAATTGGAAGAATTATTTGGAAAAGACAATATAAATAGAATTTAG
- a CDS encoding DNA-binding protein, YbaB/EbfC family (High confidence in function and specificity): protein MAKGFQGFPKGGNMNNMMKQVQKLQKQMEDMQENLKQQEVEANAGGGAVKAVVNGNKELIRIEIDKDVVDPDDVEMLQDLVVAAVNEALRTAEQKMNSEMSKLTGGLNIPGL, encoded by the coding sequence ATGGCTAAAGGATTTCAAGGATTTCCCAAGGGTGGAAATATGAACAATATGATGAAACAAGTTCAAAAATTGCAAAAGCAAATGGAAGACATGCAGGAAAATTTAAAACAACAGGAAGTAGAAGCAAATGCCGGCGGAGGAGCTGTTAAGGCTGTAGTAAACGGAAATAAAGAATTAATAAGAATAGAAATAGATAAAGATGTAGTAGATCCCGATGATGTGGAAATGTTGCAGGATTTAGTGGTAGCAGCCGTAAATGAAGCATTGAGAACTGCAGAACAAAAGATGAACAGTGAAATGAGCAAACTCACCGGCGGATTAAACATTCCGGGGCTGTAA
- the recR gene encoding Recombination protein RecR (May play a role in DNA repair. It seems to be involved in an RecBC-independent recombinational process of DNA repair. It may act with RecF and RecO; High confidence in function and specificity) gives MKNRAGSIEKLIRQLSKLPGIGTKTAQRLAYHIIDLDINEVEELSESIVNAKKNIKKCSICANFTDADPCEICNDEKRDVSTICVVEYPKDVEAMEGANCYHGLYHVLHGTLSPSRGIVAGDLTIRQLLARLGNKDVKEVIIATNPTVDGETTALFLAKTLEQIPIKVTRIGYGLPVGGDLEYYDELTITTAMENRREF, from the coding sequence ATGAAAAACAGAGCAGGATCTATAGAAAAACTAATCAGACAACTTTCAAAACTTCCGGGAATAGGCACTAAGACAGCTCAAAGGCTTGCATACCATATTATAGATTTAGACATAAATGAAGTTGAAGAATTATCTGAATCTATAGTAAATGCAAAAAAAAATATAAAGAAATGTAGCATTTGTGCCAATTTTACCGATGCAGACCCATGTGAAATCTGCAATGATGAAAAAAGAGATGTATCAACTATTTGCGTTGTGGAGTATCCGAAGGATGTAGAGGCCATGGAAGGAGCTAACTGCTATCATGGACTTTATCATGTTTTGCACGGGACACTTTCTCCTTCAAGGGGAATAGTGGCAGGAGATTTAACAATTAGACAATTGCTTGCAAGACTTGGCAATAAAGATGTCAAGGAAGTTATAATCGCAACCAATCCTACAGTTGACGGGGAAACCACGGCATTGTTTTTGGCAAAAACCTTGGAACAAATCCCAATAAAAGTAACAAGAATCGGATATGGACTTCCTGTTGGAGGAGATTTGGAATATTACGATGAACTTACAATAACCACGGCGATGGAAAACAGAAGGGAATTTTAA
- the ftsH1 gene encoding ATP-dependent zinc metalloprotease FtsH (Acts as a processive, ATP-dependent zinc metallopeptidase for both cytoplasmic and membrane proteins. Plays a role in the quality control of integral membrane proteins; High confidence in function and specificity), with product MFFDEDKNEKKDNKKGSGNFNNNPMIIYYILAIILMFSVPYFTRQKLINPNDVKVVDYSTFLDIAEKGNMSKVHVLEKEILFEAKEGNEVKKYKTSSFNDPNLPNFLHEKGIQFDREYPPELNPFVGMLISFGSTVLMLVVVWWIFSKIVMKRFGGDGGVGPMSFGKSNAKIYVQSTDGITFDNVAGQDEAKEALTEIVDFLHNPKKYTNIGAKLPKGALLVGPPGTGKTLLAKAVAGEANVPFFSISGSEFVEMFVGLGAAKVRDLFKQAQEKAPCIVFIDEIDTIGKKRDGSGFGGNDEREQTLNQLLSEMDGFEGKSGVVILAATNRPETLDPALLRPGRFDRRVPVELPDLAGRTAILKVHAEKIKRDSDIDYAQIARATAGASGADLANMINEAALRAVREGRDKMTQRDIEESVEVVLAGYERKNAVISPKEKEIIAYHEVGHALVAAKQTDSAPVHKITIVPRTSGALGYTMQVDEEEKFLMSRDDLFNKIVTLTGGRSAEELIFNKRTSGASNDIEQATKIAKAMVTRFGMTDEFGFVALGSQTNKYLGGDMSLSCSSETEAKIDAEVKRIIDKAHEKAINILKENINALHEISAFLLKEETITGEQFMKLLEKNDEPAKPIELANSSSEEVIELSQSDKSEETDEAPSTETE from the coding sequence TTGTTTTTTGACGAAGATAAAAATGAAAAAAAAGATAACAAAAAAGGATCGGGGAATTTTAATAACAATCCGATGATAATATATTATATATTGGCAATAATTTTGATGTTTTCAGTACCATATTTTACAAGACAAAAACTCATAAATCCAAACGACGTAAAAGTGGTAGATTACAGTACGTTTTTGGATATTGCCGAAAAGGGAAATATGTCAAAGGTACATGTTCTTGAAAAAGAAATACTTTTTGAGGCAAAGGAAGGAAATGAAGTAAAGAAATACAAAACATCGAGTTTTAATGATCCCAATCTTCCGAATTTTCTTCATGAGAAGGGAATTCAATTTGACAGAGAGTATCCTCCGGAATTAAATCCCTTTGTGGGAATGCTGATATCCTTTGGTTCAACGGTGTTGATGTTGGTAGTTGTGTGGTGGATTTTCTCAAAAATAGTCATGAAGCGATTCGGTGGTGATGGTGGAGTAGGACCGATGAGTTTCGGAAAGAGCAATGCCAAAATTTATGTCCAATCCACAGATGGAATAACCTTTGATAATGTAGCGGGTCAAGACGAGGCGAAGGAAGCTCTGACTGAAATTGTAGATTTTTTGCACAATCCTAAAAAATATACAAATATCGGAGCGAAACTTCCAAAGGGAGCCTTGCTCGTAGGACCTCCGGGAACGGGGAAAACCCTTCTTGCAAAGGCGGTTGCCGGAGAAGCCAATGTTCCTTTCTTTTCAATTTCGGGTTCTGAATTTGTTGAAATGTTTGTAGGGCTTGGAGCTGCGAAGGTAAGGGATTTATTTAAGCAAGCTCAGGAAAAAGCACCCTGTATAGTATTTATAGATGAAATAGACACCATAGGTAAAAAACGTGACGGCTCAGGCTTTGGCGGAAATGACGAAAGAGAACAAACTTTAAACCAACTTTTGTCGGAAATGGACGGTTTTGAGGGCAAGTCGGGAGTTGTAATACTGGCAGCTACAAATAGACCGGAAACCCTTGACCCTGCACTTTTAAGACCGGGGAGATTTGACAGGAGAGTTCCCGTTGAACTGCCGGATTTAGCAGGCAGAACTGCAATACTTAAAGTTCATGCGGAAAAAATAAAAAGAGATTCGGATATAGATTATGCGCAAATAGCAAGGGCAACGGCAGGAGCATCGGGAGCCGACCTCGCAAACATGATAAACGAAGCGGCATTAAGGGCTGTAAGAGAAGGCAGAGATAAAATGACCCAGAGAGATATTGAAGAATCCGTAGAAGTGGTACTTGCCGGATACGAGAGGAAAAATGCTGTTATTTCCCCAAAGGAAAAGGAAATAATAGCCTATCACGAAGTTGGTCACGCCTTAGTTGCTGCAAAACAAACGGACTCGGCACCTGTCCATAAAATAACCATCGTTCCCAGGACATCGGGGGCATTGGGATACACCATGCAAGTGGATGAAGAAGAAAAATTCCTCATGTCAAGAGATGATTTGTTCAATAAAATCGTGACACTCACAGGAGGAAGATCTGCGGAAGAATTGATTTTTAACAAGAGAACATCAGGAGCATCAAACGACATTGAACAAGCTACAAAGATAGCAAAGGCTATGGTCACAAGGTTTGGAATGACAGATGAGTTCGGATTTGTAGCCCTTGGAAGTCAAACCAACAAATACTTGGGTGGAGATATGTCACTTAGTTGTTCCTCTGAAACTGAAGCGAAAATCGATGCGGAAGTAAAGAGAATTATTGATAAAGCTCATGAAAAAGCCATAAACATATTAAAGGAAAACATAAATGCCCTTCATGAAATATCAGCCTTTCTTCTGAAGGAGGAAACAATTACGGGAGAACAATTCATGAAACTTTTAGAAAAAAATGACGAGCCTGCGAAGCCTATTGAATTAGCAAATTCATCGTCGGAAGAGGTTATAGAACTGTCTCAATCCGATAAAAGTGAAGAAACAGATGAAGCGCCAAGTACAGAAACAGAATAA
- a CDS encoding putative transglycosylase (The penicillin-binding proteins are bifunctional proteins consisting of transglycosylase and transpeptidase in the N-and C-terminus respectively. The transglycosylase domain catalyses the polymerisation of murein glycan chains; High confidence in function and specificity) produces the protein MKHKRKNSKGSFFRIFSLLTVILLVLSAIYFYISIKNVKDINFEDLNNRYTISAPLEEIPKPLQDSFIAIEDHRFYQHNGIDPIAIMGSAVDNIRAKSIVRGGSTITQQLIKNLYLTPEKTLKRKVQEAYLAIKLEKKLEKDEILEIYLNTINLGNNTYGVAAASKRYFNLDVKQLNLPMSALMAAITKSPSYYSPVKLIYYKDTEDTGIDEVTIDGKKYKVFINEKSLDREKTVLFRLNQLGYIDIKEYKDALEYPIEDVIDVNFSE, from the coding sequence ATGAAACACAAAAGAAAAAACTCTAAAGGTTCATTTTTCAGAATATTTTCGCTATTGACCGTAATCCTATTAGTTCTTTCGGCGATTTATTTTTACATCTCCATAAAAAATGTCAAAGATATAAATTTCGAAGATTTAAACAATAGGTACACCATTTCCGCTCCCCTTGAAGAAATACCAAAGCCCCTGCAGGACTCCTTTATCGCCATAGAGGATCACAGATTCTATCAGCACAACGGCATTGACCCCATAGCTATTATGGGTTCCGCTGTCGATAATATTAGAGCCAAATCCATAGTAAGAGGTGGCTCCACCATCACTCAACAACTTATAAAAAACTTGTATTTAACCCCCGAAAAAACTTTAAAACGAAAAGTACAGGAAGCCTATCTTGCGATAAAACTTGAGAAAAAATTGGAAAAAGACGAGATTTTAGAAATTTATTTAAACACGATCAATCTCGGCAACAATACCTATGGGGTTGCAGCCGCTTCAAAAAGATATTTTAATTTGGATGTGAAGCAATTAAACTTGCCCATGTCCGCTCTTATGGCTGCCATAACAAAATCTCCCTCTTATTACTCCCCTGTGAAATTAATATATTACAAAGATACAGAGGACACAGGAATTGATGAAGTAACGATAGATGGCAAGAAATACAAGGTATTTATCAATGAAAAATCTTTAGACAGAGAAAAAACAGTCTTGTTCAGACTTAATCAATTGGGGTATATAGACATCAAAGAATACAAAGATGCACTGGAATACCCCATTGAAGATGTAATAGATGTCAATTTTTCAGAATAA